The Gemmatimonadota bacterium genome window below encodes:
- a CDS encoding S41 family peptidase, with product MSTLRKPKYVILLVFVAVGSFLLGSTVNRTIHAADNIFASTKLLMGVLSLVDENYVEEVQPGELIYAAIDGMLEVLDPHSSFLSKESFAEMGERFSGKFYGIGIEFDVLDGFLYVISVIDESPSEAVGLQSGDRIVRIDGESAIGIKHDEVRQKLRGEKGTKVDVTIERPGVEEWFDVTITRDRIPIRSVRTAIMLEDNTGYIQLIRFAKTTSRELEAALDKLQQAGMERLVLDLRGNSGGYLDQAVEVSSKFIPEGHVIVKTMGRNRSSNQTFKSLRGVNHRDMPLVILLDHRSASASEIVAGAVQDWDRGVIAGTRSFGKGLVQTLFAEPHLTDGSALKLTTARYYTPSGRMIQRDYKNKSFEEYVEGSFAESGEEVDDAESAADAERPEFTTAGGRTVYGDGGISPDVLITTPKRKYPFVIGKYRGWVPFDRACFEFANTYGVTRQDLKGDFDTFLNEFEVDDAMLAAFKAQVRDSGLSFTEEEFNDDLDVVELQLKRSLARNLWGDEEASRVAAAGDEQLQQARQLFYSHEMLVQQ from the coding sequence ATGTCGACCTTGAGGAAACCGAAATACGTCATCCTGCTGGTTTTCGTCGCAGTTGGTTCGTTCCTGCTGGGAAGCACGGTCAACAGGACGATACACGCGGCAGACAACATCTTCGCCAGCACCAAGCTTCTGATGGGCGTGCTCAGCCTGGTCGACGAAAACTACGTCGAGGAGGTACAGCCCGGCGAGTTGATCTACGCCGCGATCGACGGCATGCTCGAAGTGCTCGACCCGCATTCCAGTTTCCTGAGCAAGGAGAGTTTTGCGGAAATGGGAGAGCGCTTCAGCGGAAAGTTCTACGGCATCGGCATCGAGTTCGACGTCCTGGACGGATTCCTTTACGTGATTTCCGTGATCGACGAATCGCCGTCGGAGGCCGTCGGCCTGCAGTCCGGAGATCGTATCGTCCGGATTGACGGTGAATCCGCGATCGGCATCAAGCATGACGAAGTAAGGCAGAAGCTGCGCGGCGAGAAAGGGACCAAGGTGGACGTGACCATCGAGCGGCCCGGCGTCGAGGAGTGGTTCGACGTAACGATCACCCGCGATCGCATCCCCATCCGCAGCGTTCGGACCGCCATCATGCTGGAAGACAATACGGGATACATCCAGTTGATCCGGTTCGCCAAAACCACTTCACGCGAGCTGGAGGCCGCGCTGGACAAGCTCCAACAGGCTGGCATGGAGCGGCTGGTGCTCGATTTGAGAGGCAATTCGGGCGGCTACCTGGACCAGGCGGTCGAGGTCTCGAGCAAGTTCATCCCGGAGGGCCATGTTATCGTAAAAACCATGGGCAGGAACAGGAGTTCGAACCAGACGTTCAAATCGCTGAGGGGAGTGAACCATCGTGACATGCCCCTGGTGATTCTGCTGGACCATCGCTCCGCTTCGGCATCCGAAATCGTGGCCGGCGCCGTTCAGGACTGGGACCGGGGCGTGATCGCCGGAACCCGCAGTTTCGGCAAGGGCCTTGTCCAGACCCTCTTCGCGGAGCCGCACCTGACGGACGGGTCCGCGCTTAAACTCACGACCGCCCGGTACTACACGCCAAGCGGACGCATGATCCAGCGGGACTACAAGAACAAGTCCTTCGAGGAATATGTCGAAGGGTCCTTCGCCGAATCCGGCGAGGAGGTGGACGACGCGGAATCAGCGGCGGACGCGGAACGCCCGGAATTCACCACCGCCGGGGGGCGCACGGTCTATGGGGACGGCGGCATATCTCCCGACGTACTGATCACGACTCCGAAACGCAAGTACCCCTTCGTAATCGGCAAATACCGGGGCTGGGTACCATTCGACCGGGCTTGTTTCGAATTCGCGAACACCTACGGCGTAACCCGGCAGGATCTCAAGGGTGACTTCGACACCTTCCTGAACGAGTTCGAAGTCGACGACGCCATGCTTGCAGCGTTTAAGGCCCAGGTTCGGGATTCGGGCCTTTCTTTCACAGAGGAAGAGTTCAACGACGACCTGGACGTCGTCGAACTTCAGCTGAAGCGGTCTCTTGCCCGAAATCTCTGGGGTGACGAAGAAGCCAGTCGCGTGGCCGCGGCCGGCGACGAACAGCTCCAGCAGGCCAGGCAGTTGTTTTACTCCCACGAGATGCTGGTGCAGCAGTAA